A part of Denitratisoma oestradiolicum genomic DNA contains:
- a CDS encoding vWA domain-containing protein: protein MLINFFLHLKARKLPVSTREFLTLLEAMQARLAGHSIDDFYILSRACLVKDETQYDKFDQAFGEYFKGVESIPGLETELPEDWLTAMAKKMLSPEEKAKLEKLGWDKLMEELKKRLEEQKGRHQGGNKWIGTGGTSPFGNSGYHPEGIRVGGESAGNRTAIKVWENREFKNLDDSVELGTRNIKVALRRLRRFAREGAADELDLDGTIQGTARNAGWLDLKMRPERHNKVKVLLFLDVGGSMDDHIQVCAEMFSAAKTEFKHLEYFYFHNCVYDHVWRDNNRRRSERFPLWDVIHKYGEDYKLIFVGDATMSPYEIVQPGGSVEYNNPEAGGVWLQRLLDTYPSAVWLNPEPERLWDYRQSIQIIHDIMGGRMFPLSLEGLERAMRRLNK from the coding sequence ATGCTGATCAACTTCTTTCTCCATCTCAAGGCCCGCAAGCTGCCGGTGTCCACCCGGGAATTCCTGACCCTGCTGGAAGCCATGCAGGCCCGCCTGGCCGGCCACAGCATCGACGATTTCTACATCCTCTCCCGGGCCTGCCTGGTGAAGGACGAAACCCAGTACGACAAGTTCGACCAGGCCTTTGGCGAATACTTCAAGGGCGTGGAAAGCATTCCCGGCCTGGAGACCGAACTGCCCGAGGACTGGCTGACGGCCATGGCGAAAAAAATGCTCAGCCCCGAGGAAAAGGCCAAGCTGGAAAAGCTGGGCTGGGACAAGCTGATGGAAGAGCTGAAAAAGCGCCTGGAAGAACAAAAGGGCCGCCATCAGGGCGGCAACAAGTGGATAGGCACCGGCGGCACCAGCCCCTTCGGCAACAGCGGCTACCACCCGGAAGGCATCCGCGTCGGCGGAGAATCCGCAGGCAACCGCACCGCCATCAAGGTCTGGGAGAACCGGGAGTTCAAGAACCTGGATGACTCGGTGGAATTGGGCACCCGCAACATCAAGGTGGCCCTGCGCCGCCTGCGTCGCTTTGCCCGGGAGGGCGCCGCCGATGAACTGGACCTGGACGGCACCATCCAGGGCACGGCGCGGAACGCGGGCTGGCTGGACCTGAAGATGCGGCCCGAGCGTCACAACAAGGTCAAGGTGCTGCTGTTCCTCGATGTGGGCGGTTCCATGGACGACCATATCCAGGTCTGTGCCGAGATGTTCTCCGCCGCCAAGACCGAGTTCAAGCACCTGGAATATTTCTACTTCCACAACTGTGTCTACGACCATGTCTGGCGTGACAACAACCGTCGCCGCAGCGAGCGCTTCCCCCTCTGGGACGTGATCCACAAGTATGGCGAGGACTACAAGCTGATCTTCGTCGGCGACGCCACCATGAGTCCCTACGAAATCGTCCAGCCCGGCGGCTCCGTCGAATACAACAACCCGGAAGCCGGCGGCGTCTGGCTCCAGCGCCTGCTGGACACCTACCCCTCGGCCGTCTGGCTGAACCCGGAGCCGGAGCGGCTCTGGGACTACCGCCAGTCCATCCAGATCATCCACGACATCATGGGCGGCCGTATGTTCCCCCTCTCCCTGGAAGGCCTGGAACGGGCCATGAGGCGGCTCAACAAGTAA
- a CDS encoding GH36-type glycosyl hydrolase domain-containing protein, whose product MEQHGKALAASHELASGRGPDQLLARLAANENILVDICELLTTEVTAKRRITPAGEWLLDNFYLIEEQIRTAERHLPKGYSRELPRLANGPSAGRPRVYDIALETVAHGDGRVDTESLSRFVVAYQTVTALTLGELWAIPIMLRLAVIENLRRVGVRIAAGWTERNLAGAWADQMAEVAENDPKSLILVIADMARSNPPMSSAFVAELSRRLQGHGPALALPLTWIEQRLSESGLTIEQLVQTENQQQAAHQVSISNSIGSLRVLGAMDWRDFVETMSVVEQTLREDPGGIYGGMDFATRDRYRHATERIAREGHLSEVDVARQAIELARAGASTDGDDREAHVGFYLIDKGLPQLERAVRLELPRAEILGRAARRRALPFYLGGIALITTLITTSLLMQALAIGLPDWSLLPIGVLSLLAASQLAVALVNWLATLLVMPQPLPRMDFAKGIPAAERTLVVVPTMLTSPGGVEDLVEALEVRFLANRDGCLHFGLLTDFRDAQQEFLAEDEPLLLLARTRIEELNQKYGGSRDGDIFFLFHRPRCWNPQERTWMGYERKRGKLADLNALLRSDPPGASAAFSLVVGATGALSGIRYVITLDTDTQLPRDAARQFVGAMAHPLNRPRYDAAKGRIVEGYGILQPRVAISLPGTNRSRYARMCGGEPGIDPYTRAVSDVYQDLFGEGSFIGKGIYDVDAFEQALGDRFPENRILSHDLIEGCHARAGLLSDVQLFEDTPARYGADVSRRHRWIRGDWQLAAWLRRQVPGQSANPLSLLSQWKLFDNLRRSLVPAALTLLLLLGWTLLSPAWLWTLAVLAVLLLPAWCAAILGLFRKPQEMLLRQHLATIAHSISHHAVQVVFTLACLPYEAFYSLDAIARTTWRIFVTRRRLLEWNPSSETERESRDSSSLAASFRTMGIGPTIAVATALHLATSSPSVLAVAGPILLLWLASPLIAWWVSCPLTRRKAVLTAAQNLFLRALARRTWAFFDRFVGPEDHWLPPDNYQEYRVAAVAHRTSPTNMGLALLANLSAYDFGYIAGGQLIERTTLTLHTMAGLERYRGHFYNWYDTQTLQALPPLYISTVDSGNLAGHLLTLRGGLLALADDRLLGTRLFDGLQDTLHILATAEDATDEANPLTIAALEAFRLELESASAHPPAGIATLRGSLERLAGHAAALVTATASGDDDRSETTPKNELSLWALALDRQVRGALDELNLLLPPAANGDKGEVSGDSAGIPTLRELALAGGQPARERMAAIEVLVHQAGELALMDYDFLFDKTRHLLSIGYNVTERRVDTGYYDLLASEARLCSFVAIAQGQLPQDNWFALGRLLTGTDGEPVLLSWSGSMFEYLMPLLVMPTYDHTLLDQTCKAAVARQIEYGRQRAVPWGISESGYNTVDVHLNYQYRAFGVPGLGLKRGLAEDLVIAPYASALALMVAPEEACRNLQRLAAEGFMGSFGLFEAVDYTPARQRRGQSSAVVRSFMAHHQGMSLLALAYQILERPMQRRFESDPQFQAVMLLLQERIPKATALFSHAAQLTEVRSSSVATEMPIRVFGSSDTPSPEVQLLSNGRYHVMLTNAGGGYSRWQDLAVTRWREDGTRDPWGSFCYIRDLDSGTFWSTAYQPTLQRPKSYEAIFSEGRAEFRRRDGGNTGPGDFETYTEIVVSPEDDIELRRVRITNRSPQRREIDVTSYAEVVIAPPAGDALHPAFSNLFVQTEILRERRAILCTRRPRSTGEQAPFMFHLMAVYGAEVGTVSYETDRLRFIGRTRSAAAPLALIDPAPLSGSDGSVLDPVVAIRYSLSLDPEQSVTIDMVSGIAETRELALGLVDKYQDRHLADRVFDLTWTHSQVMLRQLNATEADAQLYGRLASAVIYSNAALRADAAVLIRNRRGQSGLWGYAISGDLPIVLLQIGDGANIDLVRQLVQAHAYWRLKGLAVDLVIWNEDHAGYRQQLQDQIMGLIASGLEASVIDRPGGIFVRPAEQIASEDRILIQSVARAIITDGRGTLAEQLAHRALAEPHVPLLTPSRPRHSESPATALPHRDLMLRNGLGGFTPDGREYVMTLALGQVTPAPWVNVLANPNFGTVVSESGAAYTWSENAHEFRLTPWHCDPVSDGGGEALYLRDEESGQFWSPTPLPVRAATPCTVRHGFGYSVFETHAGGISSELWIYVAMNAAVKFSVLKVRNQSGRPRRLSATGYVEWTLGDLREKSAMHLSTEIASQSGALYARNPYSPEFADRVAFFDVDDPARSVSGDRREFLGRNGTLQNPAALKRSRLSGRVGAGLDPCGALQVSFDLADGEEREIVFRLGVGRSTDEAGKLVQRFRGSLAARAALEAVWQHWNHTLGAVQVETPDPALNVLCNGWLLYQTLACRVWARSGYYQSGGAFGFRDQLQDVMALIHARPALVRDHLLLCASRQFLEGDVQHWWHPPSGRGVRTHCSDDYLWLPLAVCRYVSCTGDTGVLEDSSHFLEGRQVNPEDDSYYDLPGRSSESASLYEHCARAIRHGLRFGAHGLPLMGSGDWNDGMNLVGMAGKGESVWLGFFLCEVLRQFAPLAAAQGDPAFAEVCRTEGARLRQNIEQHGWDGEWYRRAYFDDGTPLGSAGNSECRIDSISQSWSVLSCAGPGETEWAGNLERSRQAMQAVDARLVRRDHALVQLLDPPFDKSGLDPGYIRGYVPGVRENGGQYTHGAIWTAMAFAALGEGERAWELLTMINPVNHGSSAEGIATYKVEPYVVAADVYGVAPHVGRGGWSWYTGSAGWMYRLIMESLLGLRLAGEKLHLTPCLPTDWREFKIHYRYRETVYHITVSQTPADDAGPKDGMILTVDGIVQPDQTIPLADDRQEHLVAIRIAVC is encoded by the coding sequence ATGGAGCAACATGGCAAGGCCCTCGCCGCCTCCCATGAACTGGCTAGCGGACGTGGGCCGGATCAGCTTCTGGCGCGACTCGCGGCAAACGAGAACATCCTGGTCGATATATGCGAGCTGCTGACAACGGAAGTCACGGCCAAGCGCAGGATTACGCCGGCCGGAGAATGGTTGCTCGACAACTTTTATCTCATCGAAGAACAGATCCGCACCGCCGAACGGCACTTGCCCAAGGGCTACAGCAGGGAGCTGCCGCGCCTGGCAAACGGACCCTCGGCCGGACGGCCAAGGGTCTATGACATTGCCCTGGAAACCGTCGCCCACGGGGATGGTCGGGTGGATACGGAAAGTCTGAGCCGCTTCGTGGTGGCCTACCAGACCGTCACGGCCCTCACCCTGGGCGAATTGTGGGCGATCCCGATCATGCTGCGCCTGGCGGTCATCGAGAATCTGCGGCGCGTCGGTGTACGCATCGCCGCCGGCTGGACGGAGCGCAATCTGGCCGGCGCCTGGGCAGACCAGATGGCGGAGGTTGCCGAAAACGACCCAAAGAGCCTGATCCTCGTCATAGCGGACATGGCGCGCTCCAACCCGCCGATGAGCAGCGCCTTTGTCGCGGAACTCTCACGCCGCCTGCAAGGGCATGGTCCCGCCCTGGCCCTGCCATTGACCTGGATCGAGCAGCGGCTGTCCGAATCGGGCCTGACAATCGAGCAATTGGTGCAGACGGAAAATCAGCAGCAGGCCGCTCATCAGGTATCCATCAGCAACAGCATCGGTAGCCTGCGGGTCCTGGGTGCCATGGACTGGCGCGACTTCGTCGAGACCATGAGTGTCGTCGAGCAGACCTTAAGAGAGGACCCGGGAGGCATCTATGGCGGGATGGACTTCGCCACCCGGGACCGCTACCGCCATGCCACGGAGCGGATAGCCCGGGAGGGTCACCTGTCCGAAGTCGACGTGGCGCGTCAGGCAATCGAGCTGGCGCGGGCGGGCGCCTCGACCGATGGCGATGATCGCGAAGCCCATGTGGGCTTCTACCTGATCGACAAGGGCCTGCCGCAACTCGAACGGGCGGTGCGGCTTGAGCTTCCCCGTGCCGAGATCCTGGGTCGTGCCGCGCGCCGCCGCGCCCTGCCCTTCTATCTGGGCGGAATCGCCCTGATCACCACCCTCATCACCACCAGCCTGCTGATGCAAGCGCTGGCCATCGGCCTGCCCGACTGGTCGCTGCTGCCCATCGGCGTCCTGTCGCTGCTGGCCGCCAGTCAGTTGGCCGTGGCCCTGGTGAACTGGCTGGCAACCCTGCTGGTGATGCCGCAACCCCTGCCGAGAATGGACTTTGCCAAGGGCATCCCGGCGGCGGAACGCACACTGGTGGTGGTTCCGACCATGCTCACCAGCCCTGGGGGTGTCGAGGATCTGGTCGAGGCCCTGGAAGTCCGGTTTCTGGCGAATCGTGACGGATGCCTGCACTTTGGCCTGCTGACCGACTTTCGCGATGCCCAACAGGAATTCCTGGCCGAGGACGAGCCCCTGTTGCTGCTGGCCCGGACCCGGATAGAGGAACTGAACCAGAAATACGGCGGCAGTCGTGACGGGGACATTTTCTTTCTGTTCCATCGCCCCCGGTGCTGGAACCCCCAGGAACGGACATGGATGGGTTACGAGCGCAAGCGCGGCAAGCTGGCGGACCTGAACGCCCTGTTGCGCAGCGACCCGCCCGGCGCCAGCGCCGCCTTTTCCCTGGTGGTTGGCGCGACCGGGGCCCTCTCCGGCATCCGCTACGTCATTACCCTGGACACCGATACCCAACTACCTCGGGACGCGGCGCGGCAATTTGTCGGCGCCATGGCCCATCCCCTGAACCGACCCCGCTACGATGCCGCCAAAGGGCGCATTGTCGAAGGCTACGGCATCCTGCAACCCCGGGTAGCCATCAGCCTGCCCGGCACCAACCGTTCGCGCTATGCGCGCATGTGCGGCGGGGAACCGGGCATCGATCCCTACACCCGCGCCGTCTCCGACGTTTACCAGGACCTGTTCGGCGAAGGCTCCTTCATCGGCAAGGGTATCTACGATGTCGATGCCTTCGAGCAAGCCCTGGGCGATCGCTTCCCCGAGAATCGCATCCTCAGCCACGACCTGATCGAAGGCTGCCACGCCCGGGCCGGACTGCTCAGCGACGTGCAGTTGTTCGAGGACACCCCGGCCCGCTACGGCGCCGATGTCAGCCGCCGCCATCGCTGGATACGCGGCGACTGGCAACTGGCGGCCTGGCTGCGGCGACAAGTGCCCGGTCAGTCAGCCAATCCGCTCTCGCTGCTGTCCCAGTGGAAACTCTTCGACAACCTGCGGCGCAGTCTTGTCCCCGCAGCCCTGACGCTTCTGCTGCTGCTGGGCTGGACGCTGCTCTCTCCGGCCTGGTTATGGACCCTGGCGGTGCTGGCTGTCCTGCTGCTGCCCGCCTGGTGCGCTGCCATTCTCGGACTGTTCAGGAAGCCCCAGGAAATGCTGCTGCGCCAGCATCTGGCCACCATTGCTCACTCGATTTCCCACCACGCCGTGCAGGTCGTGTTTACTCTGGCCTGCCTGCCCTACGAGGCGTTCTACAGTCTGGATGCCATCGCCCGCACCACCTGGCGCATCTTCGTGACGCGCCGACGCCTGCTGGAGTGGAATCCGTCCAGCGAGACCGAACGGGAGTCCCGGGACAGCAGCAGCCTCGCGGCCTCTTTCCGCACCATGGGGATCGGTCCGACCATCGCTGTGGCAACGGCGCTCCATCTGGCCACATCGTCACCTTCGGTGCTGGCCGTGGCGGGGCCGATTCTGCTGCTGTGGCTGGCCTCGCCGCTGATTGCCTGGTGGGTCAGTTGTCCGCTGACGCGCCGCAAGGCCGTGCTGACGGCGGCCCAGAACCTCTTCCTGCGTGCCCTGGCGCGGCGGACCTGGGCTTTCTTCGACCGCTTCGTCGGCCCGGAAGACCACTGGCTGCCCCCCGACAACTATCAGGAATATCGCGTTGCCGCGGTGGCCCATCGCACTTCGCCGACCAACATGGGGCTGGCGCTGCTGGCGAATCTTTCCGCCTACGACTTCGGCTACATCGCGGGCGGGCAACTCATCGAACGCACCACCCTCACCCTGCACACCATGGCCGGGCTGGAACGCTACCGGGGGCACTTCTACAACTGGTACGACACGCAGACCTTGCAGGCCCTGCCGCCCCTTTACATCTCGACGGTGGACAGCGGCAACCTGGCCGGCCATCTGCTGACCCTGCGTGGTGGTCTGCTCGCCCTGGCCGATGACAGGCTGTTGGGCACACGACTGTTCGACGGCCTCCAGGACACACTGCATATCCTGGCCACGGCGGAGGACGCGACGGACGAAGCAAACCCGCTGACCATTGCAGCCCTGGAGGCATTTCGCCTCGAACTGGAGTCCGCGTCGGCCCATCCCCCGGCGGGCATTGCAACGCTGCGCGGGTCCCTGGAACGCCTGGCAGGCCATGCCGCCGCCCTCGTCACCGCCACGGCATCCGGGGACGATGACAGGAGCGAAACGACACCCAAGAACGAACTGAGCCTTTGGGCCCTGGCCCTGGACCGGCAGGTACGCGGTGCCCTGGACGAGTTGAACCTGTTGCTTCCCCCAGCGGCAAACGGGGACAAGGGAGAAGTGTCGGGCGACAGCGCCGGCATTCCGACCCTGCGCGAGCTGGCCCTGGCCGGTGGCCAACCGGCCAGGGAGCGAATGGCTGCCATCGAGGTTCTGGTGCATCAGGCCGGTGAGCTTGCCCTGATGGATTACGACTTCCTCTTCGACAAGACCCGCCATTTGCTGAGCATCGGTTACAACGTGACCGAACGGCGGGTGGATACGGGCTACTACGACCTGCTGGCCTCCGAGGCGCGCCTGTGCAGTTTCGTCGCCATCGCCCAGGGGCAGTTGCCCCAGGACAATTGGTTTGCCCTGGGGCGCCTGCTCACCGGCACCGACGGCGAGCCGGTCCTGCTGTCCTGGAGCGGTTCGATGTTCGAATACCTGATGCCCCTCCTGGTGATGCCGACCTACGACCACACCCTGCTCGACCAGACCTGCAAGGCGGCGGTGGCAAGGCAGATCGAGTACGGCAGGCAGCGCGCGGTCCCCTGGGGTATCTCGGAATCCGGCTACAACACGGTGGATGTGCATCTCAACTACCAGTACCGGGCCTTCGGCGTGCCGGGGCTGGGACTCAAGCGGGGGCTGGCCGAGGATCTGGTGATCGCGCCCTACGCCTCGGCCCTGGCGCTGATGGTGGCGCCCGAGGAGGCCTGCCGGAATCTGCAACGACTCGCGGCCGAAGGCTTCATGGGCAGCTTCGGCCTCTTCGAAGCCGTGGACTACACGCCGGCACGGCAGCGCCGGGGGCAATCGAGCGCGGTGGTGCGATCCTTCATGGCCCATCACCAGGGCATGAGCCTGCTCGCCCTCGCCTACCAGATCCTGGAGCGTCCGATGCAGCGGCGCTTCGAGTCGGACCCGCAGTTCCAGGCGGTCATGCTGTTGCTCCAGGAGCGGATTCCCAAGGCCACGGCGCTGTTCTCCCATGCCGCGCAACTGACCGAGGTGCGCTCGTCATCGGTCGCCACCGAGATGCCGATCCGGGTATTCGGCAGTTCCGACACCCCATCCCCGGAGGTGCAGTTGTTGTCCAACGGCCGCTACCACGTGATGCTCACCAACGCGGGCGGCGGCTACAGCCGCTGGCAGGATCTGGCCGTCACACGCTGGCGCGAGGACGGCACCCGGGACCCCTGGGGCAGCTTCTGTTATATCCGCGATCTGGACAGCGGCACGTTCTGGTCCACCGCCTATCAGCCCACGCTCCAGCGGCCGAAGAGTTACGAGGCGATTTTCTCCGAAGGACGCGCCGAGTTTCGCCGCCGTGACGGGGGCAACACCGGTCCCGGCGACTTCGAGACCTATACCGAAATCGTCGTCTCGCCGGAGGATGACATCGAGCTGCGCCGGGTCCGCATCACCAACCGCTCCCCGCAGCGCCGGGAAATCGACGTCACCAGCTACGCCGAAGTGGTGATCGCGCCACCGGCGGGGGATGCCCTGCATCCGGCCTTCAGCAATCTGTTCGTGCAGACCGAGATCCTGCGGGAGCGGCGCGCCATCCTGTGCACCCGCCGGCCCCGGTCCACCGGCGAACAGGCCCCCTTCATGTTCCACCTGATGGCGGTGTACGGGGCGGAGGTCGGCACGGTGTCCTACGAGACCGATCGGCTGCGCTTCATCGGCCGTACCAGAAGCGCCGCCGCCCCCCTGGCGCTGATCGATCCGGCGCCGCTCTCGGGCAGCGACGGCTCGGTGCTGGACCCCGTCGTCGCCATCCGTTACTCCCTAAGCCTCGATCCGGAACAGTCGGTCACCATCGACATGGTGTCGGGTATCGCCGAGACCCGGGAGCTGGCCCTGGGCCTGGTGGACAAGTACCAGGACCGGCATCTGGCGGATCGGGTCTTCGATCTGACCTGGACCCACAGCCAGGTGATGCTGCGCCAGCTCAATGCCACGGAAGCCGACGCGCAGCTCTACGGGCGTCTGGCCAGCGCCGTCATCTACTCCAACGCCGCCCTGCGTGCCGATGCCGCCGTGCTCATCAGGAACCGGCGCGGACAGTCCGGGCTGTGGGGTTACGCCATTTCCGGCGATCTGCCCATCGTGCTGCTACAGATCGGCGACGGCGCCAATATCGATCTGGTGCGCCAGCTCGTGCAGGCCCATGCCTACTGGCGCCTGAAGGGTCTGGCGGTGGACCTGGTGATCTGGAATGAGGATCACGCCGGTTACCGGCAGCAGTTGCAGGATCAGATCATGGGCCTGATCGCCTCGGGCCTGGAGGCCAGCGTGATCGACCGGCCCGGAGGCATCTTCGTGCGGCCGGCGGAGCAGATCGCCAGCGAAGACCGCATCCTGATCCAGTCGGTGGCACGGGCCATCATCACCGACGGCAGGGGCACCCTGGCGGAACAGCTCGCCCATCGGGCCTTGGCCGAACCCCACGTGCCGCTGCTGACTCCGAGTCGTCCGCGCCATTCCGAATCCCCGGCCACTGCCCTGCCCCACCGGGACCTGATGCTGCGCAACGGGCTCGGCGGATTCACCCCGGACGGGCGTGAATACGTGATGACCCTGGCCCTCGGCCAGGTCACGCCAGCGCCCTGGGTGAATGTGCTGGCGAATCCGAACTTCGGCACGGTGGTTTCGGAAAGCGGCGCCGCCTATACGTGGAGCGAGAACGCCCACGAATTCCGCCTCACCCCCTGGCACTGCGACCCGGTCAGCGATGGCGGCGGCGAAGCCCTCTATCTGCGGGACGAGGAGAGCGGCCAGTTCTGGTCGCCGACGCCCCTGCCGGTCCGCGCTGCCACCCCCTGCACCGTCCGCCATGGCTTTGGCTACAGCGTCTTCGAGACCCACGCGGGAGGTATCAGCTCGGAACTCTGGATCTACGTGGCCATGAACGCCGCCGTCAAGTTCTCGGTGTTGAAAGTGCGCAACCAGTCGGGCCGGCCCCGCCGGCTCTCGGCAACGGGCTATGTCGAATGGACCCTGGGGGATCTGCGGGAAAAATCGGCAATGCACCTGAGCACCGAAATCGCGTCCCAGAGCGGCGCCCTCTACGCCCGCAATCCCTACAGCCCGGAGTTCGCCGACCGAGTGGCCTTCTTCGATGTGGACGACCCTGCGCGGAGCGTGAGCGGTGACCGTCGGGAATTTCTCGGCCGCAACGGCACGCTGCAAAATCCCGCCGCCCTGAAGCGTTCCCGCCTTTCCGGCAGGGTGGGCGCGGGCCTGGATCCCTGCGGTGCGCTTCAGGTGAGTTTCGATCTGGCCGACGGCGAGGAACGCGAGATCGTCTTCCGTCTCGGCGTGGGGCGCAGCACCGACGAGGCCGGCAAGCTGGTACAACGCTTTCGCGGGTCCCTGGCAGCCCGTGCCGCCCTCGAGGCGGTATGGCAGCACTGGAACCATACCCTCGGCGCGGTGCAGGTGGAAACCCCCGACCCGGCCCTCAATGTGCTGTGCAACGGCTGGCTGCTCTACCAGACCCTGGCCTGCCGGGTCTGGGCCCGCAGCGGCTACTATCAGTCCGGCGGCGCCTTCGGTTTTCGCGACCAGTTGCAGGACGTGATGGCCCTGATCCACGCCCGGCCCGCCCTGGTGCGCGATCACCTGTTGCTGTGCGCCAGCCGCCAGTTCCTGGAAGGCGATGTTCAGCACTGGTGGCATCCGCCCTCGGGCCGGGGCGTGCGCACCCATTGTTCCGACGACTATCTCTGGCTGCCCCTGGCGGTGTGCCGCTATGTGAGCTGCACCGGAGACACCGGAGTGCTGGAGGATAGTTCCCACTTCCTCGAAGGCCGCCAGGTCAACCCGGAGGACGACTCCTATTACGACCTGCCCGGCCGCTCCAGCGAATCCGCCAGCCTGTACGAGCATTGTGCGCGCGCCATCCGCCATGGCCTGCGATTCGGCGCCCATGGCCTGCCCCTGATGGGCTCCGGCGACTGGAACGACGGCATGAATCTGGTGGGCATGGCGGGCAAGGGCGAGAGTGTCTGGCTTGGCTTCTTCCTGTGCGAAGTGCTCCGCCAGTTCGCGCCCCTGGCCGCCGCCCAGGGCGACCCGGCCTTCGCCGAGGTGTGCCGGACGGAAGGCGCCCGGCTGCGTCAGAACATCGAGCAGCACGGCTGGGATGGCGAATGGTACCGCCGCGCCTACTTCGATGATGGCACGCCCCTGGGTTCGGCCGGCAACAGCGAATGCCGCATCGATTCCATTTCCCAGAGCTGGTCCGTGCTGTCATGCGCCGGCCCGGGGGAAACCGAATGGGCCGGCAACCTGGAGCGTTCGCGCCAGGCCATGCAGGCGGTGGATGCCCGGCTGGTGCGTCGCGACCATGCCCTGGTGCAACTGCTCGATCCGCCCTTCGACAAGTCCGGGCTCGATCCCGGCTATATCCGCGGCTACGTACCCGGGGTGCGGGAGAACGGCGGACAGTACACCCATGGGGCGATCTGGACGGCGATGGCCTTTGCCGCCCTGGGTGAGGGTGAGCGCGCCTGGGAACTGCTGACCATGATCAATCCGGTCAACCACGGCAGTTCAGCCGAGGGAATCGCGACCTACAAAGTGGAACCCTACGTTGTGGCGGCCGACGTCTATGGCGTCGCCCCCCATGTCGGCCGAGGCGGCTGGAGCTGGTATACCGGCTCGGCTGGCTGGATGTACCGCCTGATCATGGAGTCACTGTTGGGCCTGAGGCTCGCCGGAGAAAAACTTCATCTGACGCCCTGCCTGCCCACGGACTGGCGGGAATTCAAGATTCACTACCGCTATCGGGAGACCGTCTATCACATCACTGTCTCGCAAACTCCGGCCGATGACGCTGGGCCGAAGGATGGGATGATCCTGACGGTCGATGGCATAGTCCAGCCCGACCAGACGATTCCCCTGGCGGATGATCGGCAGGAACATCTGGTCGCCATCAGGATTGCGGTTTGTTGA